In the genome of Massilia sp. PAMC28688, one region contains:
- a CDS encoding bifunctional diguanylate cyclase/phosphodiesterase: MAIAQFIRAHIAAILDEWEQFARSLPIARKLSREALRDHARGILLAIADDLEREQSAAQAEVKSKGGGVPVSPSSAAGLHGADRLVEGFTVNDAMSEYRALRACIVRLWTQQAGTGRDGACADLIRFNEAIDQALTDSLDGYSDDRERRGRLYDTLLSVSPDLSFVVDHEARLVYGNAALASEVGAPLSALRGQRLADLNGFRQSMLAEHVAAVFRTRAATLGEFTRQRSGRPVTYEYLLVPVGGAEEAVEAVAGIARDISQRKATEEKYRRGAHYDDLTGLPNRNLFSDRLHHEIERARRLGLPLALMFIDLDGFKQVNDLLGHQAGDELLRQAAARLRGCVRGADTVARLAGDEFTVILSEIRHMPHVYVLAQHILDELAREFTLGERKVVISASLGVAISPQDGADAAVLLRHADQAMYAAKQAGRNRYCLFTPEMRHAAWQRRARVAELRQAMALHQLKVLYQPIVALADRAVIGAEAQLCWQHPQQGLLASSSFADLAAEAGLTGELDGLVMADALSHAKQWADSTGTAFPISIESASFVFDGAGSGPQVRAIMDQLPQAGAPVALEVTEDMLLSDAPGGRAMLAQLASAGVMLTLDNFGSGRSALASLTSLPLAGLRLAPALVRDLAQTMPRSLALGIIAACHGMGLMVVAEGVATPEQANCLLELDCDYAQGDHFYRPMAPEALHSLIVGPQP, translated from the coding sequence ATGGCAATCGCCCAATTTATCCGTGCCCACATCGCGGCCATCCTGGACGAATGGGAGCAGTTTGCGCGCAGCCTGCCCATTGCCCGCAAGCTCAGCCGGGAAGCCCTGCGCGACCATGCGCGCGGCATTCTCCTTGCCATTGCCGATGACCTCGAGCGCGAGCAAAGCGCGGCGCAGGCCGAGGTCAAGTCCAAGGGGGGCGGCGTGCCCGTGTCCCCTTCGAGCGCGGCCGGCCTGCATGGGGCCGACCGCCTGGTGGAGGGCTTCACGGTCAACGATGCCATGTCGGAATACCGGGCCCTGCGGGCCTGCATCGTGCGCCTGTGGACGCAGCAGGCAGGGACCGGGCGCGATGGCGCCTGCGCCGACCTGATCAGGTTCAACGAAGCCATCGACCAGGCCTTGACGGACTCCCTCGACGGCTATTCCGATGACCGGGAGCGCCGGGGCCGCTTGTACGATACCTTGCTGTCGGTCTCGCCCGACCTGTCGTTTGTGGTCGATCACGAAGCACGCCTTGTGTACGGCAATGCCGCCCTGGCCAGCGAGGTGGGGGCGCCGCTGAGCGCGTTGCGCGGCCAGCGCCTGGCCGATCTGAACGGCTTTCGTCAGAGCATGCTCGCAGAACATGTGGCGGCCGTGTTCCGCACGCGCGCGGCCACGCTGGGCGAATTCACGCGCCAGCGCAGCGGGCGCCCGGTCACGTATGAATACCTGCTGGTCCCGGTGGGCGGGGCCGAGGAAGCTGTCGAGGCGGTGGCCGGCATTGCGCGGGACATCTCGCAGCGCAAGGCAACGGAAGAAAAATACCGGCGCGGCGCCCATTATGATGATCTGACGGGGCTGCCCAACCGCAACCTGTTCAGCGACCGGCTGCATCACGAAATCGAACGCGCGCGCCGCCTTGGTCTGCCGCTGGCGCTCATGTTCATCGATCTCGACGGCTTCAAACAAGTCAACGATCTGCTGGGCCACCAGGCCGGCGACGAATTGCTGCGCCAGGCGGCGGCCCGTCTGCGGGGCTGCGTGCGCGGCGCCGACACCGTGGCGCGCCTGGCCGGCGACGAATTTACCGTCATCCTCAGCGAAATCCGGCACATGCCCCATGTGTACGTCCTGGCCCAGCATATCCTTGATGAGCTGGCGCGCGAATTCACCCTGGGCGAGCGCAAGGTCGTCATTTCCGCCAGCCTCGGCGTTGCCATCAGTCCCCAGGATGGGGCGGATGCCGCCGTGCTGCTGCGCCATGCAGACCAGGCAATGTATGCGGCCAAGCAGGCCGGCCGCAACCGCTATTGCTTGTTCACGCCCGAAATGCGGCACGCCGCATGGCAGCGCCGCGCCCGCGTTGCCGAACTGCGCCAGGCGATGGCCCTGCATCAGCTCAAGGTCTTGTATCAGCCCATCGTGGCGCTGGCTGACAGAGCCGTCATCGGTGCCGAAGCGCAGCTATGCTGGCAGCATCCGCAACAGGGCCTGCTGGCCTCGTCCAGCTTTGCGGATCTTGCCGCCGAGGCAGGCCTGACGGGCGAGCTGGACGGCCTCGTGATGGCCGACGCACTTTCTCATGCAAAGCAGTGGGCGGACAGCACGGGCACGGCATTTCCCATCAGTATAGAAAGCGCGTCCTTTGTGTTCGATGGGGCAGGCAGCGGGCCGCAGGTGCGCGCCATTATGGACCAGCTGCCCCAGGCGGGCGCCCCGGTGGCGCTGGAAGTGACCGAGGACATGCTGCTCAGCGACGCGCCCGGCGGCCGGGCCATGCTGGCCCAGCTTGCCAGCGCCGGCGTCATGCTGACGCTGGATAATTTTGGCAGCGGCCGTTCGGCGCTGGCCAGCCTCACCTCGTTGCCTCTGGCCGGCCTGCGCCTGGCGCCGGCACTGGTACGCGACCTCGCCCAGACCATGCCCCGATCCCTGGCGCTTGGCATCATTGCCGCCTGTCATGGCATGGGATTGATGGTGGTCGCCGAAGGGGTGGCCACCCCGGAACAGGCGAATTGTTTGCTGGAACTTGACTGCGATTATGCCCAGGGCGACCACTTCTACCGGCCGATGGCGCCGGAGGCGCTGCACAGCCTGATCGTGGGGCCGCAGCCTTGA
- the eno gene encoding phosphopyruvate hydratase encodes MSAIVDIIGREIIDSRGNPTVECDVLLESGVMGRAAVPSGASTGSREAIELRDGDKNRYFGKGVLQACENINTEISEAIMGLDANEQAFLDRTLIDLDGTENKSRLGANAMLAVSMAVAKAAAEEAGLPLYRYFGGSGAMQMPVPMMNVINGGAHADNNLDIQEFMIIPVGAPSFKEAIRYGAEIFHTLKKILHEKKLATSVGDEGGFAPNVANHEEAIKLIMQAIEQAGYEPGVQVALGLDCAASEFFKDGKYHLEGEGLQLTSTEFTDMLETWCDKYPIISIEDAMHEGDWEGWKILTDRLGKKVQLVGDDLYVTNTKILKEGISKGIANSILIKINQIGTLTETFAAIEMAKRAGYTAVISHRSGETEDSTIADIAVGTNALQIKTGSMSRSDRMAKYNQLLRIEEDLGDVASYPGRAAFYNLK; translated from the coding sequence ATGAGTGCTATCGTTGATATTATCGGCCGTGAAATTATCGATTCGCGCGGCAATCCAACCGTCGAATGCGACGTGCTGCTGGAGTCGGGCGTGATGGGCCGTGCCGCTGTCCCTTCGGGCGCGTCGACCGGTTCGCGCGAGGCGATCGAACTGCGTGACGGCGACAAGAACCGCTACTTCGGCAAGGGCGTGCTGCAGGCCTGCGAGAATATCAATACCGAGATCTCCGAAGCGATCATGGGCCTGGACGCCAACGAACAGGCTTTCCTGGACCGCACCCTGATCGACCTCGATGGCACTGAAAACAAGAGCCGCCTGGGCGCCAATGCCATGCTGGCCGTATCGATGGCCGTGGCCAAGGCAGCCGCTGAAGAAGCAGGCTTGCCGCTGTACCGCTACTTCGGCGGTTCGGGCGCGATGCAGATGCCGGTGCCGATGATGAACGTGATCAATGGCGGCGCCCACGCCGACAACAACCTGGACATCCAGGAATTCATGATCATTCCGGTTGGCGCGCCAAGCTTCAAGGAAGCGATCCGCTACGGTGCCGAGATCTTCCACACCCTGAAAAAAATCCTGCACGAAAAGAAGCTGGCCACCTCGGTCGGCGACGAAGGCGGTTTCGCGCCCAATGTGGCCAACCATGAAGAAGCCATCAAGCTGATCATGCAGGCAATCGAGCAGGCCGGCTACGAGCCAGGCGTGCAGGTGGCCCTGGGCCTGGACTGCGCCGCCAGCGAATTTTTCAAGGACGGCAAGTACCACCTGGAAGGCGAAGGCCTGCAGCTGACCTCCACCGAGTTCACCGACATGCTGGAAACCTGGTGCGACAAGTACCCGATCATCTCGATCGAAGACGCGATGCACGAGGGTGACTGGGAAGGCTGGAAGATCCTCACCGACCGCCTTGGCAAGAAGGTGCAGCTGGTGGGCGACGACCTGTACGTCACCAACACCAAGATCCTGAAAGAGGGCATCTCGAAAGGCATCGCCAACTCGATCCTCATCAAGATCAACCAGATCGGCACCCTGACCGAGACCTTCGCCGCCATTGAAATGGCCAAGCGCGCCGGCTACACCGCCGTGATCTCGCACCGCTCCGGCGAAACCGAAGACTCGACCATCGCCGATATCGCCGTTGGTACCAACGCCCTGCAGATCAAGACCGGCTCGATGTCGCGCTCGGACCGCATGGCCAAGTACAACCAGCTGCTGCGCATCGAGGAAGACCTGGGCGACGTTGCCAGCTACCCTGGCCGCGCCGCGTTCTACAACCTGAAGTAA
- a CDS encoding CTP synthase, translated as MTKFVFVTGGVVSSLGKGIAAASLAAILESRGLKVTMLKLDPYINVDPGTMSPMQHGEVFVTDDGAETDLDLGHYERFISTRMRKVNNFTTGQIYESVIRKERRGEYLGKTVQVIPHITNEIQDYIYRGAEGVDVALVEIGGTVGDIESLPFLEAARQLSLRAGRKSSAFVHLTLVPYIASAGELKTKPTQHSVQKLREIGISPNALLCRADRPIPDDERAKISLFSNVEEQAVISVWDADTIYKVPQMLHDQGLDAIILEALGLEAPPADLSMWTKLIYALENPKESVTIGMVGKYVDLTESYKSLTEALRHAGIHTESRVNIEYLDSEDIETRGCDHLAKYDAILVPGGFGKRGVEGKIMAARYARENGIPYLGICLGMQVALIEYARHKAGMVNANSTEFDTETDQPVVALINEWQNHDGKVEKRDASSDLGGTMRLGAQTCAVNPGTLAAEIYGSVVTERHRHRYEANNHYLSRVEAAGLIVSARTPTEDLCEIMELPREGENAHPWYMGVQYHPEFKSTPRTGHPLFISFIQAALAHKAANAHPAAANNGAAALQGDAA; from the coding sequence ATGACCAAATTTGTCTTCGTCACCGGTGGCGTCGTGTCTTCCCTTGGCAAAGGGATTGCCGCCGCCTCTCTCGCCGCGATCCTCGAATCGCGCGGCCTCAAAGTCACCATGCTCAAGCTCGACCCGTACATCAACGTCGACCCTGGCACGATGAGCCCCATGCAGCATGGTGAAGTGTTCGTGACCGATGACGGGGCCGAGACCGACCTCGACCTCGGCCACTATGAGCGCTTCATCAGCACCCGCATGCGCAAGGTGAACAACTTCACCACCGGCCAGATTTATGAGTCCGTCATTCGCAAGGAACGGCGCGGCGAGTATCTGGGCAAGACAGTGCAGGTCATTCCGCACATTACCAATGAAATCCAGGATTACATTTACCGCGGCGCCGAAGGCGTGGACGTGGCGCTGGTGGAAATTGGCGGCACGGTGGGCGACATCGAGTCGCTGCCCTTCCTGGAAGCGGCGCGCCAGCTGTCGCTGCGCGCGGGTCGCAAGTCGTCGGCCTTTGTGCACCTGACCCTGGTGCCGTACATCGCATCGGCCGGCGAACTGAAAACCAAGCCCACCCAGCACAGTGTGCAAAAGCTGCGCGAAATCGGCATTTCGCCCAACGCGCTGCTGTGCCGCGCCGATCGCCCGATTCCGGATGACGAGCGGGCCAAGATTTCGCTGTTCTCCAACGTCGAAGAGCAGGCCGTGATCTCGGTGTGGGACGCCGACACCATCTACAAGGTGCCGCAGATGCTGCATGACCAGGGGCTCGACGCCATCATCCTGGAAGCGCTGGGCCTGGAAGCGCCGCCGGCCGACCTGTCCATGTGGACCAAGCTTATTTACGCGCTGGAGAATCCGAAGGAATCGGTCACCATCGGCATGGTCGGCAAGTACGTGGACCTGACCGAGTCGTACAAGTCGCTCACCGAAGCGCTGCGCCACGCCGGCATCCATACCGAAAGCCGCGTCAACATCGAGTACCTCGATTCGGAAGACATCGAAACGCGCGGCTGCGACCACCTGGCCAAGTACGACGCCATCCTGGTGCCGGGCGGCTTCGGCAAGCGCGGCGTGGAAGGCAAGATCATGGCGGCGCGCTACGCCCGCGAAAACGGCATTCCCTACCTGGGCATCTGCCTGGGCATGCAGGTGGCGCTGATCGAATACGCGCGCCACAAGGCCGGCATGGTCAACGCCAATTCGACCGAATTCGATACCGAGACCGACCAGCCGGTCGTGGCCCTCATCAACGAGTGGCAGAACCATGACGGCAAGGTCGAAAAGCGCGACGCCTCGTCCGACCTGGGCGGCACCATGCGCCTGGGCGCACAGACCTGCGCGGTCAACCCCGGCACCCTGGCAGCGGAGATCTATGGTTCCGTGGTCACCGAGCGTCACCGTCACCGCTATGAAGCGAACAACCACTACCTCTCAAGGGTGGAAGCGGCTGGCCTGATCGTATCGGCCCGCACGCCGACCGAAGACTTGTGCGAAATCATGGAACTGCCGCGCGAGGGCGAAAACGCCCACCCGTGGTACATGGGTGTGCAGTACCACCCTGAGTTCAAGTCCACCCCGCGCACCGGCCACCCGCTGTTCATTTCGTTCATCCAGGCCGCCTTGGCGCACAAGGCAGCCAACGCCCACCCGGCAGCGGCCAACAATGGTGCCGCTGCCCTGCAAGGAGATGCAGCATGA
- the ftsB gene encoding cell division protein FtsB, with product MRLITLALAALLILIQIPLWLGKGGWLRVAELETQVSKAKIHTEELKARNAKFDSEVRDLRDGTGAVEERARLELNMIRENEVFVQFLRPEDPKESATPPPPPPPAKPDKPKQ from the coding sequence ATGCGCCTCATCACGCTCGCCCTCGCGGCACTCCTGATCCTGATCCAGATTCCCCTGTGGCTGGGGAAGGGCGGATGGCTGCGCGTGGCCGAGCTGGAAACCCAGGTCAGCAAGGCGAAGATCCATACCGAGGAGCTCAAGGCGCGCAACGCCAAGTTCGACTCCGAAGTGCGCGACCTGCGCGACGGTACCGGCGCCGTGGAAGAGCGCGCGCGCCTGGAACTGAACATGATCCGCGAAAACGAAGTCTTCGTGCAGTTCCTGCGTCCTGAAGACCCCAAGGAATCGGCCACGCCGCCGCCGCCTCCACCGCCTGCAAAGCCGGATAAGCCCAAGCAATAA
- a CDS encoding thiol-disulfide oxidoreductase DCC family protein codes for MSDPALTLYYDGKCPFCLAEMTRLARWDREQGSVLAFVDIAQPGFDPSPLKAGMAELNAQLYALRRDGRVLVGVDSMLAAYTLAGRGYLVWPLRAPLLRSVLSFFYRVFARHRYTMSRLLGYKPACGTDVCTPGNPFLTKRSKP; via the coding sequence ATGAGCGATCCTGCGCTGACCCTGTACTACGACGGCAAGTGCCCCTTTTGCCTGGCTGAGATGACCCGCCTGGCGCGCTGGGACCGGGAGCAGGGCAGCGTGCTGGCCTTTGTCGACATCGCGCAGCCAGGCTTCGATCCATCGCCGCTCAAGGCTGGCATGGCCGAGCTCAATGCGCAGCTGTACGCGCTAAGGCGCGATGGCCGGGTGCTGGTGGGTGTGGACAGCATGCTCGCTGCCTACACGCTGGCCGGCCGTGGCTACCTGGTGTGGCCGCTGCGCGCGCCGCTGCTGCGCAGTGTGCTCTCGTTTTTCTACCGCGTCTTTGCACGCCATCGCTACACCATGTCGCGGCTGCTGGGCTACAAGCCGGCATGCGGCACGGACGTGTGCACGCCGGGTAACCCCTTCCTGACCAAACGGAGCAAGCCATGA
- a CDS encoding TfoX/Sxy family DNA transformation protein — MTMDAQERLIDMQGLGPVTAAWLEQIGILCPAQLRAAEPFDVYARLKARIPGVNILALYAIIGAIEGRHWQDIKRERRADIVLRLDQLGLAPR; from the coding sequence ATGACAATGGATGCGCAAGAGCGGCTGATCGACATGCAGGGACTCGGTCCCGTGACCGCGGCCTGGCTGGAACAAATCGGGATTCTCTGCCCCGCCCAACTGCGCGCGGCCGAGCCGTTTGACGTCTATGCCAGACTGAAGGCGCGCATCCCGGGCGTCAATATCCTGGCCCTGTACGCGATCATCGGCGCGATCGAAGGGCGCCACTGGCAGGACATCAAGCGCGAGCGGCGCGCCGACATCGTGCTGCGGCTTGATCAACTGGGCCTGGCGCCGCGCTGA
- a CDS encoding GbsR/MarR family transcriptional regulator: MALGPTEQKFILHWGEMGTRWGVNRTVAQIHALLFLANRPLSAEDIAEALGVARSNVSNSIKELQSWKLIRVTHLLGDRRDHFVALQDVWEIFRVIVEERKRREIDPTLTMLRECAIEGGSDSALEPASLARMNEVLGFLDMLGASYDDYKHLPPATLQRFLKMGGKVARLLGSDDKEPS, from the coding sequence ATGGCGCTGGGTCCGACCGAACAGAAATTCATCCTGCACTGGGGCGAGATGGGCACGCGCTGGGGTGTCAATCGCACCGTGGCCCAGATCCATGCGCTGCTGTTCCTGGCCAACCGGCCTTTGAGCGCGGAAGACATTGCAGAAGCCCTGGGCGTGGCACGCTCCAATGTCAGCAACAGCATCAAGGAACTGCAAAGCTGGAAGCTGATCCGCGTGACCCACCTGCTGGGCGACCGGCGCGACCACTTCGTCGCCCTGCAGGATGTGTGGGAAATCTTCCGCGTCATTGTGGAAGAGCGCAAGCGGCGCGAAATCGATCCGACCCTGACCATGCTGCGCGAGTGCGCGATTGAAGGCGGCAGCGACAGCGCGCTGGAGCCGGCGTCGCTGGCGCGCATGAATGAGGTGCTTGGTTTCCTTGACATGCTCGGCGCCAGCTACGACGACTACAAGCACCTGCCGCCGGCCACCTTGCAGCGCTTCCTGAAAATGGGCGGCAAGGTGGCGCGCTTGCTGGGCAGCGACGACAAGGAGCCATCATGA
- a CDS encoding RcnB family protein, protein MFNKALAFAVTAACLTAGAAHAQSYDSRHDQRSQHYDRNGSYNDGSRHYDSRRDYRRDQRRADRYYGSRDGYQSHYDSRDYRYRNNGYSNGQRYHLRRGERLSHHHGRHVMVSDWRRHRGLYAPHRGHQWVQVGGDYALVAIATGLIAYVLTN, encoded by the coding sequence ATGTTTAACAAAGCCCTCGCATTCGCCGTTACCGCAGCCTGCCTTACGGCCGGCGCCGCGCACGCCCAGTCATATGATTCCCGTCATGACCAGCGTTCGCAGCATTACGACCGTAACGGCAGCTACAACGATGGCAGCCGCCATTACGACAGCCGCCGCGACTATCGCCGCGACCAGCGCCGGGCCGACCGCTACTACGGCAGTCGCGATGGCTACCAGTCGCACTATGACAGCCGCGACTATCGCTATCGCAACAATGGTTACAGCAACGGCCAGCGCTACCACCTGCGCCGCGGCGAGCGCCTGTCGCATCACCACGGCCGACACGTGATGGTCAGTGACTGGCGCCGTCACCGTGGCCTGTACGCCCCGCATCGCGGCCATCAGTGGGTGCAGGTGGGTGGGGATTACGCCCTGGTCGCCATTGCAACCGGCCTGATTGCCTACGTCCTGACCAACTAA
- the kdsA gene encoding 3-deoxy-8-phosphooctulonate synthase → MKLCGFDVGLDHPIFLIAGTCVIESRQMAMDTAGTLKEITSSLGIPFIYKSSFDKANRSSGTSFRGPGMDKGLEILADVRREIGVPVLTDIHSIEEIAAVSSVVDVLQTPAFLCRQTDFIVACAQSGKPVNIKKGQFLAPGDMKNVIDKARLAAKEAGLNEDNFMACERGVSFGYNNLVSDMRSLAIMRESNCPVVFDATHSVQLPGGQGTSSGGQREHIPVLSRAAVAAGIAGLFMETHPNPAQALSDGPNAVPLGRMKELLTTLVQIDRVVKQTGFLESSFT, encoded by the coding sequence ATGAAGCTTTGCGGATTCGATGTAGGCCTTGACCACCCGATCTTCCTCATCGCCGGTACCTGCGTGATTGAATCGCGCCAGATGGCGATGGACACTGCCGGCACGCTCAAGGAAATCACCTCCAGCCTCGGCATCCCGTTCATCTACAAGTCGTCGTTCGACAAGGCCAATCGCTCCTCGGGCACCTCGTTCCGTGGTCCCGGCATGGACAAGGGCCTCGAGATCCTGGCCGACGTGCGGCGCGAAATCGGCGTACCGGTGCTCACCGACATTCATTCGATCGAAGAAATCGCCGCCGTGTCCTCAGTGGTCGACGTGCTGCAGACGCCGGCCTTTTTGTGCCGCCAGACCGACTTCATCGTCGCCTGCGCCCAGTCGGGCAAACCGGTCAACATCAAGAAGGGCCAGTTCCTCGCGCCCGGCGACATGAAGAACGTGATCGACAAGGCGCGCCTGGCAGCGAAGGAAGCGGGCCTGAATGAAGACAACTTCATGGCCTGCGAGCGCGGCGTCTCCTTTGGCTACAACAACCTCGTTTCCGACATGCGCTCGCTGGCGATCATGCGCGAATCGAACTGCCCGGTCGTGTTCGATGCGACCCATTCGGTACAGCTGCCGGGCGGACAGGGCACCTCATCCGGTGGCCAGCGCGAGCACATTCCCGTGCTCTCGCGCGCAGCCGTGGCAGCCGGTATCGCCGGCCTGTTCATGGAGACGCACCCCAATCCTGCGCAGGCGCTGTCGGACGGCCCCAACGCCGTTCCCCTTGGCCGCATGAAGGAACTCCTGACCACGCTGGTGCAGATCGACCGCGTCGTCAAGCAGACCGGTTTCCTGGAATCGTCCTTCACCTGA
- a CDS encoding cell division protein has product MKRDNVRTWAVYLTYASIAGHLLVGALLPLIVGLGMFDSYHRGIEAAFYGAAIPHGARAHQSWWISLFGPTVQAAAVWMAALAYLGARQRSAFAWAALIAGIVLWAPQDMYISLLAGAWAHVWIDSAALVIMLPPLVALYIIDRQVATPSASHPDASGCHGFK; this is encoded by the coding sequence ATGAAGCGCGATAACGTGCGTACCTGGGCGGTGTACCTGACTTATGCCAGCATTGCCGGGCACCTGCTGGTAGGGGCGCTGCTGCCCCTGATCGTGGGTCTGGGCATGTTCGACAGCTACCACCGCGGCATCGAGGCCGCGTTTTACGGGGCCGCCATTCCGCACGGCGCGCGTGCCCATCAGAGCTGGTGGATCTCGCTGTTCGGCCCCACCGTGCAGGCAGCGGCAGTGTGGATGGCGGCCCTGGCCTACCTGGGCGCGCGCCAGCGAAGTGCCTTTGCCTGGGCCGCGCTCATTGCCGGCATCGTGCTATGGGCGCCGCAGGACATGTACATTTCGCTGCTGGCCGGCGCCTGGGCGCATGTGTGGATTGACAGTGCAGCGCTGGTGATCATGCTGCCGCCGCTGGTGGCCCTGTATATCATCGACCGGCAGGTGGCCACGCCATCGGCATCCCATCCGGACGCGAGTGGCTGTCATGGATTCAAGTGA
- a CDS encoding EAL domain-containing protein yields the protein MMAVQEEDDLLAYAAVAPWESRAGTSVVLSAGGALMAGLDGPGTQSLADFMALVHPGDRARLAEYLGSEARAGHFSVSFRVCPGTAGPRWLTLRGSVLDATGGELPLIRGLIGERADQIHTDTIAARTLKAIDEGILTSDASGRITYINPAGEALTGCAGHQILGLMVDRALHFVHPDGSPEFECAVQRCLRLRQTVTRAADCILSTCDGRRLVIEEAASPIMGADGQVTGAVMVFRDVSHERHLRQQLSWRATHDALTGLLNRAEFEAQLASACQSAAADDHLHALLFMDLDRFKIVNDTCGHGAGDQLLQMLTRLLLAHLRESDVLARLGGDELGLLLLHCPMDKAEHVANNLRQAVRDFRFQWEEHVFQLGISIGIAGIVPDGCPARDIMSRADQACYAAKQAGRDCVRIYEPSAAERAAHAGKAAWMAKLRSAFEHERFRLYTMPIRRLSAPGDGNGEGGHEEILVRMSTESDGVLLPGAFLPAAERHEMMTAIDRWVIDALCRYMHQQQLADPGWGALCSVNLSPASMSEPGMARFVADCFARHAVTPSMFCIEIDESAMAAAPHAARELVQELRGSGCRFTLDNFGGAMSSFATLKQVPVDFLKIDGMLVRGSASDPMCRVMVRAISDVAHTMGMQTVAGHVENDDILHALDDLGIDFVQGYAIGQAQPLPERRYLMH from the coding sequence ATGATGGCAGTGCAGGAGGAAGATGACCTGCTGGCGTACGCCGCCGTGGCCCCCTGGGAGTCGCGCGCCGGCACGTCTGTCGTACTGAGCGCCGGCGGCGCCCTCATGGCCGGGCTGGACGGGCCCGGCACCCAATCCCTGGCCGACTTCATGGCCCTGGTCCATCCGGGCGACCGCGCCCGCCTGGCCGAGTACCTGGGCAGCGAAGCGCGCGCCGGCCACTTTTCCGTCTCGTTCCGGGTCTGCCCGGGAACGGCCGGTCCGCGCTGGCTGACCCTGCGCGGCAGCGTGCTCGATGCCACCGGCGGCGAACTGCCCCTGATCCGCGGCCTCATCGGCGAACGGGCCGACCAGATCCACACCGATACCATTGCCGCCCGCACCCTGAAGGCCATTGACGAAGGCATCCTGACCAGCGATGCCAGCGGACGCATCACCTACATCAACCCGGCCGGCGAAGCCTTGACCGGCTGCGCCGGCCATCAAATCCTGGGCCTGATGGTGGACCGCGCCCTGCATTTTGTGCATCCGGACGGCTCGCCCGAATTCGAATGCGCGGTCCAGCGCTGCCTGCGCCTGCGCCAGACCGTCACCCGCGCGGCCGACTGCATCCTCTCCACCTGCGACGGACGGCGCCTCGTCATCGAGGAAGCCGCCTCGCCCATCATGGGCGCCGACGGGCAGGTCACCGGCGCCGTCATGGTCTTTCGCGACGTGAGCCACGAGCGCCACCTGCGCCAGCAACTGTCCTGGCGCGCCACCCATGACGCACTGACGGGCCTGCTCAACCGGGCCGAGTTCGAGGCCCAGCTCGCCAGCGCCTGCCAGAGCGCGGCTGCCGACGACCATCTGCACGCGCTGCTGTTCATGGACCTGGACCGCTTCAAGATCGTCAATGATACCTGCGGCCACGGCGCCGGTGACCAGCTGCTGCAAATGCTCACCAGGCTCTTGCTGGCGCACCTGCGCGAGAGCGATGTGCTGGCGCGCCTGGGCGGCGACGAGCTGGGCTTGCTGCTGCTGCACTGCCCCATGGACAAGGCCGAGCACGTGGCCAACAATTTGCGCCAGGCAGTGCGCGACTTCCGCTTTCAGTGGGAGGAGCATGTGTTCCAGCTTGGCATCAGCATCGGCATTGCCGGCATCGTGCCGGACGGCTGTCCCGCCCGCGACATCATGAGCCGGGCCGACCAGGCCTGTTACGCCGCCAAGCAGGCGGGGCGTGACTGCGTGCGCATCTACGAGCCGAGCGCCGCCGAGCGCGCCGCCCATGCGGGCAAGGCGGCCTGGATGGCCAAGCTGCGCAGCGCCTTTGAACATGAGCGCTTCCGCCTCTATACCATGCCGATCCGGCGCCTGTCGGCGCCGGGCGACGGCAACGGGGAGGGCGGGCACGAAGAGATCCTGGTGCGCATGTCCACCGAAAGCGATGGCGTGCTGCTGCCCGGCGCCTTCCTGCCGGCGGCCGAACGGCACGAAATGATGACGGCGATCGACCGCTGGGTGATTGACGCGCTATGCCGCTACATGCACCAGCAGCAGCTGGCCGACCCCGGGTGGGGCGCGCTGTGCTCGGTCAACCTGTCGCCGGCTTCCATGAGCGAGCCGGGCATGGCCCGCTTCGTGGCCGACTGCTTTGCCCGCCACGCCGTCACGCCATCCATGTTCTGCATCGAAATAGACGAATCGGCCATGGCGGCGGCGCCCCATGCGGCGCGCGAACTGGTGCAGGAACTGCGCGGCAGTGGTTGCCGCTTTACGCTTGACAATTTTGGCGGTGCCATGTCGTCCTTTGCCACGCTCAAGCAGGTCCCGGTGGACTTCTTGAAAATTGACGGCATGCTGGTACGCGGCAGCGCGAGCGACCCCATGTGCCGGGTGATGGTGCGCGCCATCAGCGATGTGGCCCATACGATGGGCATGCAGACCGTGGCCGGGCATGTGGAAAATGACGACATCCTGCACGCCCTGGATGATTTGGGCATCGATTTCGTGCAGGGGTATGCCATCGGCCAGGCGCAGCCGCTGCCGGAGCGGCGCTACCTCATGCATTGA